A single genomic interval of uncultured Desulfobacter sp. harbors:
- a CDS encoding ABC transporter permease: protein MKAVLVFNKCLKQQLRDKISFSLSLLTVPFFVIFYWFCCSGQTDPYTVVISNSDQGCIEQSRTINYGQELISHLQEASSMTEKALYITEILHDQKELNQALINRNAAIGLIIPPGFSEAISKDKNIPPVVQLKGDASLSSYYMTKNLIVQVLYSFQNKKSLKIEESTIGLSGSRSPFEIYVPGLLVFAVIMMIFSASMTIAREIESCNIDRLKMTPLGTMDLLTGISALQLMQGLISLTLTFLVAWALGFRSAGSITYAFLISGTACFASVGTGMVIGAVSKNQNRAFLISSVAMFLLILFSGVVFPRPEVELFQAGGYQVNLFDFLPTTHMAKGLEKILTLGLSHEELVYETVFLAILSISYFVAGILFFKHMVLSAKK, encoded by the coding sequence ATGAAAGCCGTTCTTGTGTTCAATAAATGCCTAAAACAGCAACTGAGGGACAAAATCAGCTTTTCATTGTCCTTATTAACAGTCCCCTTTTTTGTCATCTTTTACTGGTTCTGCTGTAGCGGCCAGACAGATCCTTACACAGTGGTTATCAGTAATTCAGATCAAGGCTGTATTGAACAAAGCCGTACTATCAATTACGGCCAGGAACTTATCAGCCATCTGCAAGAGGCATCCTCAATGACCGAAAAAGCCCTCTATATTACAGAGATCCTTCATGATCAAAAAGAGCTGAACCAGGCTTTAATAAACAGAAATGCTGCAATAGGACTCATTATCCCGCCGGGATTTTCTGAGGCAATAAGCAAAGATAAAAATATTCCACCTGTCGTTCAGCTGAAAGGAGATGCCTCGCTATCCTCATATTATATGACGAAAAATTTGATAGTGCAGGTCTTATACAGTTTTCAGAACAAAAAAAGCCTGAAAATAGAAGAGTCCACAATCGGTCTTTCGGGGAGTCGCAGCCCTTTCGAAATATACGTGCCAGGTCTCCTTGTCTTTGCTGTTATCATGATGATTTTTTCCGCTTCTATGACAATTGCACGTGAAATTGAGTCCTGTAATATCGATCGACTAAAGATGACCCCTTTAGGAACAATGGATCTTCTGACCGGCATCAGTGCTTTACAGCTTATGCAGGGGCTAATTTCTTTAACCCTGACATTTCTGGTGGCATGGGCGCTGGGTTTTAGAAGTGCCGGTTCAATCACCTATGCTTTTCTCATTTCCGGTACAGCCTGCTTTGCCAGTGTAGGAACAGGTATGGTGATTGGAGCTGTATCTAAAAATCAGAACAGAGCATTTCTTATTTCAAGTGTTGCCATGTTTCTCCTGATTCTCTTTTCCGGGGTTGTTTTTCCGAGACCAGAAGTAGAACTGTTTCAGGCAGGTGGTTATCAGGTTAATTTGTTCGATTTTTTACCAACCACTCATATGGCTAAAGGCCTTGAAAAAATATTGACATTGGGACTTTCCCACGAAGAATTAGTATATGAGACTGTTTTTTTAGCTATACTCTCAATATCATATTTCGTTGCAGGTATTCTTTTCTTTAAGCATATGGTTCTATCAGCAAAAAAGTAA
- a CDS encoding ABC transporter ATP-binding protein → MIAIHATDLSLSYDNVKALENLNLSASYHEVLCLLGPNGAGKTSLIKILCGLLKPDAGTINFFDTSGKAVSFSKKRIGYCPQNPSIWYDLTCHEQLIFLSKLYGLSKRESRARVDLLLETLHLKDKKNVLAGKLSGGMQQSLNLAMALVNDPDILILDEPFAGLDILVRIHIRQMLCSFAHSQGNALILSTHNIDEAEKLADRVIVMNHGAVYEIDSSEIIHPGMSDRFVIEVVLKEATAEQTDRAAEEILKLGATVVCLQQTLLIYTSNKETTLEKTLKIFKNQGLTSVKINVRNRSLEDLFIKLKGMMVEE, encoded by the coding sequence ATGATTGCAATACATGCAACAGATCTGTCATTGTCTTATGACAATGTAAAGGCATTGGAAAACTTAAACTTAAGTGCCTCTTATCATGAGGTACTCTGTCTGCTGGGGCCAAATGGTGCCGGTAAAACAAGCCTCATTAAAATACTCTGCGGCCTGCTTAAACCCGATGCTGGTACGATCAATTTCTTTGATACATCAGGCAAGGCTGTTTCTTTCTCAAAAAAGCGTATCGGCTATTGTCCCCAAAACCCTTCAATCTGGTACGATCTTACCTGCCATGAACAGCTTATTTTTTTATCTAAGCTTTATGGTCTTTCAAAAAGAGAGAGCAGAGCCCGGGTTGACCTTCTGCTTGAAACACTTCATCTGAAAGATAAAAAAAATGTCCTGGCAGGAAAACTTTCAGGAGGGATGCAACAATCCCTGAATCTTGCCATGGCGTTGGTCAATGATCCGGACATCCTTATACTGGATGAACCTTTTGCAGGGCTCGATATTCTGGTTCGTATTCACATCAGACAAATGCTTTGTTCTTTTGCACATTCTCAAGGTAATGCTCTGATCCTTTCGACGCATAATATTGATGAGGCTGAAAAACTTGCAGACAGAGTAATCGTCATGAATCACGGTGCTGTTTATGAAATAGATTCTTCCGAAATAATTCATCCTGGTATGTCCGATAGATTTGTCATTGAAGTGGTTTTAAAAGAGGCTACAGCAGAACAGACTGATAGAGCGGCAGAAGAGATTTTGAAATTAGGTGCAACCGTTGTCTGCCTTCAGCAGACCCTGCTTATCTACACAAGCAACAAAGAGACAACATTGGAAAAGACTCTGAAAATATTTAAAAATCAGGGATTAACATCAGTCAAAATTAATGTCCGAAACCGGTCTCTTGAAGATCTGTTTATTAAACTCAAAGGCATGATGGTTGAAGAATGA
- the iscB gene encoding RNA-guided endonuclease IscB — MLVYVINKNGNPLMPCKPAKARKLLKSDRATIANHTPFTIRLTWDFEEHTQSVTIGIDKGVKRTGFCAVSKDEVLISGIIDHRSDVKNKMSTRATNRRQRRSRLWYRTPRFLNRSASTRSGRLPPSIKTNVEEVLRVVKKLPLPIHHITVEDVLVDIAKLNDPDLTGKDYQASNRLHENLRLACLLRDGFTCQYCKKKNVKLEAHHIIPRSEGGKDTILNLVTLCSTHHKALHKGRIKMKLNGVGNLKDVIAQRTMQGKQSLYRQLSTFGEVKTIFGYQTAEYRKALGLAKDHDVDAFCIANYFSTYDLTYHKENFFRVSFRPRQTRRCYHDLPKPGKGRVRYKVNEALEGFKKGDIVMVKDQFIKQINSIYSNGRLAFKRIKGEPASALPKDYRLLLKQKTIGFNAI, encoded by the coding sequence ATGCTGGTTTATGTAATTAACAAAAATGGTAATCCATTGATGCCGTGTAAACCTGCTAAAGCCCGGAAATTGTTAAAATCGGATAGAGCAACAATAGCCAACCACACCCCTTTTACCATCCGGTTGACATGGGATTTTGAAGAACATACTCAATCGGTTACCATCGGTATTGATAAAGGGGTTAAGCGGACTGGATTCTGTGCGGTTTCCAAAGATGAGGTTTTGATTTCGGGAATTATCGACCATAGAAGCGATGTAAAAAATAAAATGAGTACGAGAGCGACCAACAGAAGACAACGCAGATCTCGGTTATGGTATAGAACCCCGCGATTTCTTAACAGAAGCGCAAGTACAAGAAGCGGAAGACTCCCCCCGTCAATCAAAACCAATGTGGAAGAAGTCCTCAGAGTAGTGAAGAAACTCCCCCTGCCCATTCATCATATCACTGTAGAAGATGTGTTGGTGGATATAGCTAAATTGAACGACCCCGATCTGACAGGCAAAGATTACCAGGCATCCAACAGACTTCATGAAAATCTCAGACTGGCCTGTCTGCTCAGGGATGGATTTACTTGTCAGTATTGCAAAAAGAAAAATGTCAAACTGGAAGCCCACCATATTATACCGCGAAGTGAGGGCGGCAAAGACACCATATTGAATCTTGTGACACTATGCAGCACCCATCATAAAGCGCTTCATAAGGGCAGGATTAAGATGAAACTCAATGGGGTCGGTAACTTGAAAGATGTGATCGCGCAAAGGACCATGCAAGGAAAACAGTCCCTTTACAGGCAGCTGTCCACATTTGGAGAAGTGAAGACGATATTTGGATATCAAACGGCAGAATATAGAAAAGCGTTGGGGCTTGCAAAGGATCATGATGTGGACGCGTTCTGTATTGCCAATTATTTCAGCACGTATGATCTGACCTATCACAAGGAGAATTTTTTCAGGGTCTCTTTCAGACCCAGGCAGACAAGAAGATGCTATCATGATTTACCCAAACCAGGTAAAGGCAGAGTCCGATACAAGGTCAATGAGGCGCTCGAAGGCTTTAAAAAAGGGGATATTGTCATGGTGAAAGATCAATTTATCAAACAAATCAATTCGATTTATTCCAATGGCAGGTTGGCTTTCAAGAGAATCAAGGGTGAGCCTGCCTCTGCTTTGCCAAAAGATTACAGATTGCTTTTAAAACAAAAGACAATAGGCTTTAATGCTATTTAA
- a CDS encoding trimeric intracellular cation channel family protein, producing MTDVLIILFDYLGTFAFAVSGGLAAAEKKLDLFGALFLGFVTAIGGGTTRDMMIGNTPVSWLQDPVYFYIIVVAVSLTFLFTKTILRLSKALFFFDTIGISVFTIIGIQIGVHAGIHPPLAVMMGILTAVMGGIIRDVLCNEIPLIFHKEIYATACLAGGVIFVLFVFLNAPEPFTALISAGVIFTIRSLSVWKGWELPRFK from the coding sequence ATGACAGACGTATTAATCATATTATTTGATTATTTAGGAACATTTGCTTTTGCAGTTTCGGGAGGACTCGCTGCTGCTGAAAAAAAACTTGATTTATTCGGTGCTTTGTTTCTCGGGTTTGTAACGGCTATTGGTGGGGGGACTACGCGTGATATGATGATTGGTAATACCCCTGTTTCGTGGCTTCAAGACCCTGTTTATTTTTACATTATTGTCGTTGCTGTTTCGCTTACGTTTTTATTTACCAAAACAATATTACGGCTTTCCAAAGCACTTTTTTTTTTCGATACGATCGGAATCAGTGTGTTTACAATTATTGGTATTCAAATAGGCGTACATGCCGGTATTCATCCGCCACTTGCAGTTATGATGGGTATTTTGACAGCCGTTATGGGCGGAATTATCCGTGATGTGCTTTGTAATGAAATTCCTCTGATTTTTCATAAGGAAATATATGCGACGGCTTGTTTGGCTGGTGGTGTTATTTTTGTGCTTTTTGTATTCCTGAACGCGCCTGAACCTTTTACTGCTCTAATATCCGCTGGTGTTATCTTTACAATCCGCTCATTAAGTGTCTGGAAAGGGTGGGAATTGCCACGGTTTAAGTGA